The Candidatus Dormiibacterota bacterium genome includes a window with the following:
- a CDS encoding aldo/keto reductase family protein: MQYRTLGHSGLKLSVIGLGSWLTFGNSVDRDTTRACVLRAWEQGVNFIDTANVYARGAAEEVLGPILQELNRDALVLATKVYFPMGDTVNERGLSRKHIRDQIDRSLHRLRVDYIDLYQCHRYDETTPLEETAQMMNDLVRDGKILYWGTSEWNADQIAAAVTLCRARGWAVPISNQPQYSALWRRIEDRVLPTCEAYGLGNVVWSPIAMGILSGKYLDAKHPPAGTRAAGASADMMDTYFTQPVLDAVQRLVPLAKQAEVSMVQLALAWVLREAAVTSAIVGATKLAHIDDNVKAGDLSLDPAIFEEMNRILAPVLPYEPYLA, translated from the coding sequence ATGCAATATCGTACGCTCGGCCACTCCGGCCTCAAACTCTCCGTCATCGGCTTGGGCTCTTGGTTGACCTTCGGCAACAGCGTCGATCGCGATACCACGCGCGCGTGCGTTCTGCGCGCTTGGGAACAGGGAGTCAACTTCATCGATACGGCCAACGTCTACGCGCGCGGTGCCGCCGAAGAGGTGCTCGGCCCGATTTTGCAAGAGCTCAATCGCGATGCGTTGGTGCTCGCAACCAAAGTGTATTTTCCCATGGGCGATACGGTGAACGAGCGCGGGTTATCGCGTAAGCACATCCGCGACCAAATCGATCGTTCGTTGCATCGGCTGCGCGTCGACTACATCGATCTCTACCAATGCCATCGCTACGACGAAACTACTCCGCTGGAAGAGACCGCCCAGATGATGAACGATCTGGTGCGCGACGGGAAGATTCTCTATTGGGGTACCTCGGAGTGGAATGCCGATCAGATCGCCGCAGCGGTAACGCTCTGTCGCGCGCGCGGATGGGCCGTACCGATCAGCAATCAACCGCAATACAGCGCGCTGTGGCGCCGCATCGAAGACCGCGTGCTTCCGACATGCGAAGCGTACGGTTTGGGGAACGTCGTGTGGTCCCCGATCGCCATGGGCATCCTCTCGGGAAAATATCTCGACGCCAAGCATCCTCCGGCGGGGACGCGCGCGGCTGGGGCTAGCGCCGATATGATGGATACCTATTTTACGCAACCGGTGCTCGACGCGGTACAACGATTGGTGCCGCTCGCTAAGCAGGCAGAGGTTTCGATGGTGCAACTCGCGTTGGCGTGGGTGCTTCGGGAGGCCGCCGTCACGAGCGCGATCGTCGGCGCGACTAAGCTCGCGCACATCGACGATAACGTCAAGGCCGGCGATTTGAGCCTCGATCCGGCCATCTTCGAAGAGATGAATCGCATTTTAGCGCCCGTGCTTCCGTACGAACCATATCTCGCGTAG